aaaatcaagacatcatacaagtaactttaataattcttaacagttgacactatgttcatggctcattataattatgtatttatgatttcaataacaacctaatgagGTATTAGTAACTCTCACAATTAAATTactaacaattagcaactactactccaatttaacaaccaaaaccatttctatagtcaactataatcaaaatcattactaattgccacaacaataatcaaccaagtcttaaaactacttataagattattgaataaatcatcacaccaccaaagtcgcatacaaacacacacactactagtaatcacatctctaattaaaaccctaatcatttcatgttcaaGGATAATTCTTTTAACTATTACCCATACTAGAATTCAACGAgactaatacacaatcaacacacaacacaTGAATATGGTTGATTCTAATTAGAAatagtaaattaatcaatttgaaaaatGAGAGATGGCTTAGAATGGGTGAAACTAGAAAATGGGTAAAGAGGTTGGTGGTTCTTATGGTGGTGGCGTGACTCAAGGTGTTGGTGGTGGAGGAAGGCTGCGCGGAGCCGGTAGGGAAGCAAACCTGCACCCGTCTGCTGCTGTGATGCGCACTACAGCAGCCTGCTGCTGGGGCTATTTGTAGAAGTGAGGAGGAGGGCTGGGTGCTGCTTGTGGTGGTTGTGGGAGGCTACCCGCTGCTACTCCTGGGGTGGTTACTGTTCAGTAGCGAGGGAGAGGggagagaaggagaagaaggagGGAAGGAGGAGAAGAGAGGAATGATGGCTACATgagcatttagggttttcacgggttttatactcattattgctataataataataataataataataataataataataataataataataataataataataataataataataatagtaataataataataataataataataataataattattattattattattattattattattattattattataattattattattattattattattattattattattattattattattattttacttatttatttatttatttatttttatctcgatgtattttcttgcgagacccaacaaagagactcaccttcgtgggctcagacattttaataaaatagtcattttgattcgaacctttttatttgagaaattgtaactatatttttaatatatatatatatatatatatatatatatatatatatatatatatatatatatatatatatatatatatatatatatataagttcacatttaaatccgtatatgaaagaaatttattaaaactaattcggaaataattaaatataattgtaaaatatttaaaaactattaaaatattaaataattacatccttaaaatctcggggtgttacagactacccccttaaaaagagtttcgtccccgaaactagTGCAACCAAAGTACTAATCGTggaaatttatatttctaataactcaagaAGGTGTCTTAATGATTTTAAGCCTAAGGAATTAATTCAAAGATCGTGaccttattgacactattatacTCACTCTGTCCAAATATTCATACGTATTTCGTTTCGAGCATtcataatcatttaaattaactCAACACCCAATTGAAACATGTAAATGTTACACAATTAACTTAacataatcaatcaaaagcatgtaaaaatCATACGATTGAATCGACaagatcaatcaaaagcatgcaaATTTGTAATAGGTTGGTATCATAGGCGGAATTCTATcacattctaccccccttaaggaCTTAGTTATgaccccgtaacttactaacctcagGAAAAAGGTGTGGATATTTCTCACGCATGGAATCCTCAGTTTCCCACGTTGTCTCCTGTTTGCGCTGGTTAGCCCATAGAACTTTCACCATCTTTATATCTTTTTTCCTCGTACTACGCACCTTAGAATCTAAGATCTTGATAGGTTTCTCTTCATAAGATAAATTCTCATCAAGGTCTAAGGGCTCAGGGTCTAGCACATGAGATTTATCGGAAACATATCTCTTCAATTGCGAAATGTGAAACACATCATGGACCTTACCCAACTCATTAGGTAATGCTAGTCTGTAAGCGACCTTTCCTACCTTCTCTGTGACCTCATAAGCTCCAATAAACTTTGGGCTCAACTTCCCCCTCTTGCCAAACCTCATGACTCCCTTCATCAGTGAAACTCTCAATAACACATAATCCCCTACGGCAAACTCATCAGGTCTCCTCCTAAGATCTGCGTAGGACTTTTATCGATCCTGGGCCGCTTTAAGTCTTTCTCAAATCATTTTTACTTGATCAGTCATCTCCTCTAACATAGCCGGTCCTAGAGTGACAGATTCACTGAAATCGTCCCAACATACGGGGTTACGACAACGACGACCGTACAAAGCTTCAAAAGGTGCCATCTGAATGCTTGCCTGGTaactattattgtatgaaaattccAGCATGTCTAGGCACACATCCCAAGATCCTTGCCTATCCAAAGCTACCGCTCGCAACATATCTTCAAGTGTCCTATTCGTGCATTCAGTTTGCTCATCAGTAGCCGGGTGAAAAGATGTGCTCCTAAGAAGTTCTGTACCCAAAGCTTTCTGAAATGCTTCCCAAAATTTCGACACGTATCTAGTATCACGATCAGACACTATAGATCTAGGGACACTGTGGTATCGTACCACATTCTTAAGGTAAGCTCGAGCCAACTGATCCATATCCCACTGATTATTCATTGGAATGAACTTAGCACTCTTGGTGAGTCTATCCACGATCACCCATAACGTATCATTTCCTGTCCTAGTCCTCGTTAAACCCaaaacaaaatccatggatatgtCATCCCATTTCCATACAGGAATATCCAAAGGTTGGAGTAACCCTGCAGGCCTCTTATGCTCGCTCTTTACCTTCTGGCAGGTCAAACACCTGGAAACAAACTTAGCAATATCTCTTttcatcccagaccaccaaaatGTCTGCTTCAAgtcttgatacattttatcTCCTCCCGAATGGATAGAGTACTTTGAGCTATGAGCCTCTGTCAAGATCTTATCCTTAAGCTCTGTGCAAGTAGAAGGTACACACCATCGACCCTTATATCGAATGCTACCATCCTCGAATATCATGAATCCTTCAAAGTTTCCCTCTTTAACTTGCTCTATCGTTTTCTCCAATAAGGACTCACTCACTTGCTTTGTtaaaatttcctcaaaaattgaAGGTCGGATGGATAAGGCTGCTAATCAAGACTCTAGCTCCCCATGCTGTACAATCTCAAGGTTTAATCCTTCCATGTCTCTCTGCAACTCTTTAGGAACAGTCAAAGAAGCTAAGGAATGACTGGTCTTTCTACTCAAAGCGTCAGCGACCACATTGGCCTTACCCTCATGGAAATTGAATTCCACGTCATATTCGTTAATCAACTCTAGCCACCTTCGTTGTCtcatgttcaaattttgttttgtatACAAGTATCACAAGCTTTGATGGTCAGTATAAATTTTGCACTTCACtccatacaaataatgtctccaaatctTCAGAGCAAAGACAATGGCTGCTAGTTCTAGGTCATGAGTCGGATAATTGACTTCATGCGGTTTAAGTTGTCTTGATGCATAAGCAATAACCTTTcgatcttgcatcaacacacaccctaaCCCATTTTTCGAGGCATCACTAAACACAAGATATTCAGACGTGCTGTCTGGAAGGGTTAAAATCGGTGCAGTAGTCAATCTCTCCTTTAATGTTCGAAAGGCTCCCTTACACTCCTTAGTCCAATCAAACttcttgtctttcttcatcaaattagtcATCGGTCAGGCAATCTTCGAGAAATCCTTCACAAATCTTCTATAGTAACCAGCCAAACCCAAAAAACTTCGAATCTCGATCACAATTTTCGGTGTAGGCCAATCCCTCACCGCCTCAATCTTAGCTGGATCCACGGTAACTCCCTCTTTGGATACAAAATGCCCCAAAAAAGATACTttttcaagccaaaactcacacttagaAAATTTGGCATACAATTGATTCTCCCGAAGTATCTGCAACACTTGCCTCACATGTTGCTCGTGCTCTCCCTCATCCTTtgaatacaccaagatatcatcaatgaagaccACGACGAACTTATCGAGGCATGTACTAAATACCcgattcatcaaacacatgaaTGCTGTTGGTGCATTTGTcagcccaaatggcatcactgtAAACTCAAAATGCCCATAGCGAGTCCTAAAGGCCGTCTTGGGTACATCTCTCTTCGCTATTCTCAATTGATGATAGCCAGCCCTTAAGTCAATCTTCGAAAACATTCCAGCTCCCTTAAGTTGGTCAAAAAGGTCATCAATTATCGGTAGAGGGTATTTTTTCTTCACAGTAACCTTGTTCAACTCACGGTAATCTATGCATAGTCTCATACTCCCATCCTTCTTGCGAACAAACAACACAGGTGCCCCCCAAGGCGAAACACTCGGTCGTATGTACCCTTTCTCCAACAACTCTTCTACTTGCTttctcaattcttccatctctagTGGTGCCATCCTATAAGGCGCTTTGGATATGGGTCCCGCCCCCGGTACTAATTCTATGGTAAATTCAAAGTCCCGAGTAGGTGGCATTCCCGGTATTTCGTCTGGGAAGACATCCATAAACTCGTTTACGACGGGAATTGTCTCAAGAGCCACAACCTTATCCTCTATTCTTCGAACGTGACATAAGTAACAAGGTAATCCCTGCCTCAGCAATCTCTTCATTCTCAAGGAAGATACAATTTTAGCCCGTAACCCCGAAGTGCCCTTGTTATACTTTACCCTTTTTCCCTTAGGTCCCACAAGCCTCACTTCTTGTTTGTCGCACTGAATTTCTGCCTTGAAACGAcctaaccaatccatcccaagaatgATGTCTAAGTCATTTATGTCGAGCTCATAAAAGTTACTAGGGAAAACAAATTCTCCTATGGTTAAAGGAACTCCTTTATATAACCTAGTACACTGGAATAACTCCCCCGATGGAATCACTACTACATTAGAGGTGGATTCAGGGTTCTTTAATCCTAACTTCTCGATCTTTGATGTGCATACAAAAGAATCAGATGCCCCAGTATCAAACAATACTTTAACAGGTATAGAATTCACAAGGAACGTACCTGTCACCACATCCCTCGCCGACTCTGTCTCCTTACTGTTGATAGCTGTCAACCTCCCCATAGTTGGATGAGTTACAGTCGTACTGACTCCTCCATTGCCATTCCAGGTGTTGTTCCCATTAAGCTCTCCAGGCTTGAAGCTACTCTGAGATGTGCGATTTCCATTCCAATACCTCTGGTGGTTCAGCTTCCTACCACTATGGTCGTTCCCAtcctttttatttctaaaattccCCGGTCTGGAGCTTTATTGCCCATTATGTTGTTGAACTGGATGTCCATGCTTTGCGAAGCACTCATACTCTCGGTGTCCCAGCTTGCCACAGTATTTGCATTCTACCAAATTCCCACTATAGTCTTTCCCCGGGTGATTGTTGGGACACTTAGAGCAAAAGAAGACTCTCTCCTTGCCATGACGATGCTTGATCACCTTCCGATCACTAGCACCTCCCAGCTGAGGCTTACCATTTCTCCCATTTCCGAGGTGTTGGTCATTGAAGCTTCGATGTCTTTTGCTGTGGTGAAAACTAGGTTGTTGATGAAAATTCTCCTTCCTCTTTTCCCCACTAGGGGCTGCTCAACTACTAGTCTCGGGCCCCTTTCCCTTGTCCAACTTAAGCAAGCTTCCGACTTGAGCAGCTCTCTGATACATCGCATCCAATGTGGTGTACCTGTCGCTATCAATGTGAACTTGCACCTGATTCACTAATCCCAATTCGAATctttgcatcttcttttcttcgGTGGAAACGTCATCAGGGAAGTATTTGACATATTCCACGAATTTCTTATAGTATTCATCCACGGACATCTCCCCCATCTCAAGCCTGGCAAATTCATTGGACTTCTGCTTCCTGATATGCGGTGGGTAAAACTTTTCTCGAATCATCGTCTTGAAATCCTTCCAACTTAGCGGATTATTGGGATCACTCATTACACTATCTCTTGCATTCGACCACCAATGATCTGCCTCTTCTTGAAGGTAGAATGCAGCCTGGTCTACCCTCAAGTGCTCTAGGCATTGCACCACGTTGAACAGCTTGTCAAATTCTCGTAACCAACTTTCCAAAGCTGCAGGTTCCCCAGTCCCTGAGTACGTAGGAGGTTTATTCTGAGATTCTCTTGCTCATAGAGGAAGCTGTCTCTGCGGTCGGCTTGGACTTTGACCTCCTTTCCTCAGCCAGTTCCATAACCAGCTCACTTAGTGCCTTGTTAGAAGAGCGTTGTCTCAAACGTTTGCTCGATAGAGGAGGTATTTCCTGTCAGCATCACATCCAACACgaatataagtttatttctCCATCAATGCCAAAAACACGAATATAAGTTtatttgctctgataccaaatgtgATAGAATTTCGCGCGTTTGCATGCATTTCTCCTCTATGATACCAACCTATTACAAATttgcatgcttttgattgatcgtGTCGAGTCAATCGTATGatttttacatgcttttgattgattatgtTAAGTTAATTGTGTGACATTTACATGTTTCGATTGGGTGTTGAGTTAATATAAATGATTATGAATGCTCGAAACGAAATACGTATGAATATTTGGGCAGAGTGAGTATAATAGTGTGAATAAGGTCAGAATCTTTGAGTTAATTCCTTAGGCTTAAAATCATTAAGACACCTtcttgagttattagaaatGTAAATTTCCACGATTAGTACTTTGGTTGCGCTAGGttcggggacgaaactccttttaagggggtagtctgtaacaccccgagattttaaggacgtaattatttaatattttaatagtttttacagattttacaattatatttaattatttccgaattagttttaataaatttctttcatatacggatttaaatgttaatatatatatatatatatatatatatatatatatatatatatatatatatatatatatatatatatatatatatatatatatatatatatatatatatatatatatatatatatatatatatatatatatatatatatatatatatatatgtatatatatgtatataaatatatatatatatatatatatatatatatatgtatatatatgtatatatatatatatatatatatatatatatatatatatatatatatatatatatatatatatatatatgtatatatatatatatatatatgtatatatatatatatatatatatatatatatatatatatatatatatatatatatatatatatgtatatatatatatatatatatatatatatatatatatatatatatatatatatatatatgtatatatatatatatgtatatatatgtatatatatttatatatatatatatatatatatatatatatatatatatatatatgtatatatatatatatgtatatatatatatatatatgtatatatatatatatatatatatatatatatatatatatatgtatatatatgtatataaatatatatatatatatatatatatatatatatatatatatatatatatatatatatatatatatatacatatatatatatatatatacatatatatatatatatatatatatatatatatatatatatatatatatatacatatatatatatatatatatatatatatatatattaaaaatatagttacgatttctcaaataaagaggttcaaataaaaatgactattttattaaaatgtctgagcccacgaaggtgagtctcttagttgggtctcgcatgAAAATacatcgagataaaaataaataaataaataaataaacataaaaataaaaaaaaaaaaataataataataataataataataataataataaaaataataataataataataataataatagtagtagtaataataataataataataataataataataataataataataataataataataataataataataataataatagcaataatgagtataaaacccctgaaaaccctaaatgctcATGTAGCCGTCATTCCTCTCTTCTCCTCCTTCCCTCCTTCTTCTCCTTTCTCTCCCCTCTCCCTCGCTACTGAACAGCCGCCACCCCAGGAGCAGCAGCAGGTAGCCTCCCACAACCACCACAAGCAGCACCCAGCCCTCTTCCTCACTCCTACGAACAGCCCGAGCAGCAGGCGGCTGTAGTGCGCATCACAGCAGCAGATGGGTGCGGGTTTGCTTCCCCACCGGCTCTGCACAGCCCTCCTCCACCACCAACACCTTGAGTCACGCCACCACCACAAGAACCACCAACCTCTTGACCCATTTTCTAGTTTCACCCATTGTATGCCATCTCTCacttttcaaattgattaatttattatttctaattagaatctaccatgtttatgtgctgtgtgttgattgtgtattagtcTCGTTGAATTCTAGTGTGGGTAATAGTTAAAAGAATTATCAttgaacatgaaatgattagggttttaattagagatgtgattactagtagtgtgtgtgtttgtatgcgactttggtggtgtgatgatttattcaataatcttataagtagttttaagacttggttgattattTTTGTGGCAATTggtaatgattttgattatagttgactatagaaatgattttggttgttaaattggaGTAGTAATTGCTAATTGTTAGTAATTTAATTGTGAGAGTTACTAATACctcattaggttgttattgaaatcataaatacataattataatgagccatgaacatagtgtcaactgttaagaattattaaagttacttgtatgatgtcttgattttagttctttctagccttagagaatataatgaatgatattgcgatgtgataactGTAAGATTCGTCcatgtcgtcatattagcactacatcaacattaagtgtgaatcatcgttttatattaagatgatgtggaccgttataactcaaagttagttggtaTAATCAAACAgtcgacataatccttttattctttgtcgatggaaaaacttgtgttattgttgaattgacgatttTGCTTGGTgtgaatgagatgcgtacgtgcaagaagtaattgaaaacttgtcctgaatggatgatagtggttaccttggtttctagctggtatgacaaagtagttaagaaaacttataagttctattcctaacttgtataggttcccaatttataagaggaaagtagacccttagttggttgattttttttgtaacttgtggtcgtgcagtgacgctcgCAGGTTCGTACAcgtagtaattaattatcatattcattgcTTCAAAGTATTAgccatatttcatgattatatgcattgcattagaattatagaacgcCAGAAAGTTAACTATGCTAgcgtatagtcataatagtgatataggcaagtagaatgaaaacattaggagactatgagaagagatttctaaaatagttgagaacgcaccatggttgtgtgtggtatcgaagggatttcctacttattgagccttgatgtatgattagttggcgtgactctaCTGGATTATGTTcagttgatttaatagtcccctaggtgaggttcgacgggaccaccgtaaggggggtatgagcatgcttgggtcattgggcgccgggaggccgataacgccccttgaccgaggtgttaccatgcgggccttgaaaaccccaatatggtggcctcttcactggtttagtaccccagtgtgttagtttttcccgaaggtaggacccgagagggtcagctggagggggcatgagctcatactttgccatgggcgccgggaggtcgataatgcccttggcgtgtcactatgccatgaatagagaaagaatccactacccttgaatatactttgagagattagtagttttaAGGAGAAATTAGAAGTAAATAGAGGTgcttagacagatgagtagactcaTTATTGCCATAATAgatcgttgtctatagttttgttcaatgactctaattgttataagtttattaattactgacgtgtatgtgtttgttgtagtttgctcatgactctctatgatgttcctgctatgacacatctgactataGTCATTATGTGGAGCAGCAGggggatcatagcttgacatgacaggtataggagcttcttttgtttTGCATTGGGGGAAGAGCGGAGTACGACcgtaacaattgtgtacaattgtctaatgcttgtagcttctatattacttgtaaagttttcttttgggattgtataatttcttttgtatggagccatgtgactccttgtatgatccatagttccgctgcgtaATTTTTGAATGTATAGTATTGAGATTACTTCTTAGTATCTGTCaaatcgatgcgttaacactggaaccacgatcctcattAGAGTTGGTGATTTGAGATGCCGACGATGATTCTTTTCCTCGTGAcatattcttgaaggcattaaagACCTTAGATTATTATATTGATGTTatccaattatatatttttgtcacatcctcagttttcagcagagatgttgccgaaatttcaactcactcaccttttaattaatctttagcttttattttaattatttttacctttttttttgtaataccCGAATtgcctcccttccttcacgattctggtttcgtttaacgggttggaaattcagggatGTTATAGGGGAAGCAAACCCACACCCGTTTGCTGCTGTGATGCGCACTATAGCCGCCTGCTGCTGGGGCTGTTCGTAGGAGTGAGGAGGAGGGCTGGGTGCTGCTTGTGGTGGTTGTGGGAGGCTACCCGCTGCTGCTCCTGGGATGGCGGCTGTTCAGTAGCGAGGGAGAGGGGAGAGAAAGGAGAAGGAGGGAAGGAGGAGAAGAGAGGAATGACGGCTACATGAGCATTTAGGTTTTTCACGGGTTTTACACTCGTTATtgctattataataataataataataataatactaataataataataataataataataataataataataataataataataattattattattattattattattattattattattattattattattattattattattattattattattattattattattttatttacttaattatttttatctcgatgtATTTTTTTGCGAgtcccaactaagagactcacttTCGTGGGctcatacattttaataaaatagtcattttgcttcaaacctctttatttgagaaatcgtaactatatatatatatatatatatatatatatatatatatatatatatatatatatatatatatatatatatatatatatatatatatataagttaacttttaaatccgtatatgaaagaaatttattaaaactaattcaaaaataattaaatataattgtaaaatctttataaactattaaaatattaaataattacgtccttaaaatctcggggtgttacaatttcGGTAACGAATCTGGCCAGCTTCCTGAACTTACTTGCGTGTTCGATCACTGACATAGTTCCCCGCCTCAGAAATAAGAAtttattctctttctttctctgaagTGAGGGCGGATAAAATTGATCACGAAGCTTCTTTAGAAATTTTACGTATTGCATCTtactttaatacataattatcgttattatctacccattatataaattatatcaCATAGAcgatacaatagcttcttaataacctcaTGTAAAGTCACATGCAGCATCTGCTGCCATTATAAGGGAACAATCGATGGGAATCAGTCAGCAAATAAGCCGAGTATCAAAACTTGCCAGCCTATAAGTATACAAATATGTTCATTTcaataagtaatatgcaaaatgatttatgcaatataaaggattcattttttttgtcaattatatatataacttctggtccttctgcttgggTACTAGGGCATGCTTTACTAACACTtttgcttgagtgttagggcatgaaatccgattacttatttaatgaatacAACATATATCATCttagtttgatatatgtaagggcctgttagggtgaggtaaaccaaaacctccagttaatgttgctcgagccataGGTCagattaaataaccttactgtgttcgtcGTATTTTATGTGCCGGAAAACATGTCCCATGTTTTGTACATGCTAGAAGCATGTTTCGGCATTTCTTTACTATcgagcctttttattatcatgttactattttcatataaatgcaacattataataacatataatagaaataaatttataacaatttaaatataaataatcctttATTATAAGACTAAACCAAAACTTAAACGGGTCTttcgtatttatttatagattaattttcaattagctttattaatttcttaataatcaatttcttaaatgtctatttattataaataataaaataaatagttctattataaataaatactaaaaatatctTTAAAAGGACATATTCGATTTATTATAGATTctagcccatttatccaaattttaaaaaaatattattttatttaattaatttttcaatagcttagttttagatttaataTATGAacaattaatttccttaagaccaaaatccaaacaaaatattttaaaaattaacttattattaaatgagttgctgtatatttttattcaccaaaataaaataattttaattatttttttcacttttctttcttttcgcctattagaacaatttagattattaatttatttgtctaaaatttaaatatcacaaaatttcacaaatattatttaaatgaaaaataaatgtgaaGTAACAGTAAACTAAAATGTATTTTTCCAGATTATATACTTTTACCacaaattatgaattttcttattttatacgtttttttagcaaaaatttataatactcAACTATCATTCACAAACTTGATACACAAATTACAtctcatatatatttatgtaaaaacaaatttcatttaaaaatattaatatttactattttaattaaaactatTTCGGATTATGCggttttaagaaattgaaatgactaaatcatataaattaattaaatcaccaaaatttacagaaaatttaatttatatatattataaacacgTATTAAATTTATGGGTATAAtttcatgaaaataaatatatgtaagaatttaaacctttaataatttcactgtTAATCGATTTCCTCAgttgtagaatttttagccacaaaattagcttcttTCGCTTGAATTTCATCAATTAatactaattactattattaggaaaattttgaagatttttaggaatttttctaggatttttagagattttttaggaattatcttttatttgtgaatgaattaacattaattttc
This genomic stretch from Amaranthus tricolor cultivar Red isolate AtriRed21 chromosome 9, ASM2621246v1, whole genome shotgun sequence harbors:
- the LOC130823278 gene encoding uncharacterized protein LOC130823278, with amino-acid sequence MRFGKRGKLSPKFIGAYEVTEKVGKVAYRLALPNELGKVHDVFHISQLKRYVSDKSHVLDPEPLDLDENLSYEEKPIKILDSKVRSTRKKDIKMVKVLWANQRKQETTWETEDSMREKYPHLFPERRSQNYRTPESELC